Proteins found in one bacterium genomic segment:
- a CDS encoding haloacid dehalogenase type II, with translation MAQTEDLKASIKVCMFDQYGTVVDMQTGLTEAATPFLASKGWHGDPNSFVTWWRRTHFENSMIDTLLHREHTSYREIG, from the coding sequence ATGGCGCAGACAGAAGATCTGAAGGCTTCCATCAAGGTCTGCATGTTCGACCAGTACGGCACCGTGGTCGATATGCAGACCGGATTGACCGAGGCCGCGACCCCGTTCTTAGCATCCAAAGGATGGCATGGAGATCCCAATTCTTTCGTGACGTGGTGGCGTCGGACGCATTTCGAGAACTCGATGATCGACACGCTCCTGCACCGGGAACACACATCGTATCGCGAGATCGG